A segment of the Anguilla anguilla isolate fAngAng1 chromosome 6, fAngAng1.pri, whole genome shotgun sequence genome:
AGTGTTTCAATAATAACTGTGAGAAAAAATGGTAGCCAGCACAACAGAAAGACTCCCATGACAATGCCAAGTGTCTTTGcagcctttttctctctttgttcaGACATATGGTCTTTGTGGTTATATACTGCTCCTGTCAGTGCTAAGCTGTCATTTATCTTTCTTGCGTGGCTTCTTGCAACATAGAAAATCTTTAGATAGAGCGATGTCATTACTATTCCTGGAACAAAAAAGGACAATACAGCTGATCCGACTCCCCATTCTCCTTTGATAACCAAAACGCAGTTCCCTACACACGGGCTCGCCATGACGAACTCTTCCAGGTCAGCTAATGGAAAGTTTGAGAGAAAGACCCCAAAACCAAATCCAAAAGAAAAAGTCCAGATGATGACAATAACACAGGCCACCTTTTGCATGGTTACTGAGCTTCTGTACCAGAAAGGCTTACATATGGCACAATACCTGTCAACAGAAATTAGACATAGATGTAAAATGGAAGCAATGGACATCATCATGTCAAAACTTGAGAGGATTATGCATGCGGCTTCACCGTAATACCAACAGTTTTCCACAGTTCTTATCATGCTACCCGGCATAATGACAGCCCCCAAGAACCAGTCGATGCATGCTAAAGAGAGGACGAGGAGGTTTGTTGGAGAATGGAGCTGTTTGAAATGAGAGATGGAGATGATGACCAGCAGGTTCCCACAGACAGTCATAAGAATGCTGAAAGCCATAAACATGTACATGGCCGCTTTAATAATGATGAATGTTTGACTTCGTGGGCAGGATCTTTCCAGGTGTGGGAAGCAGTACAGTGTTTCTGCAGAATCTCCTGTCATGTTAATACCCAAGCTGTCCATCTATGGAGACACTTTCAGCCGCTTCCTCCtgtacatcattaaaaaaaattgtgtccgTCATAATCCTAATTCTTGCTGAAATACACAtgtacagtgagcaccataatgtttgggacaaagacacacatatttcttttgcttttgctctgtactccacaattttatattgatGATCAAGCAAAtcacatatggttaaagtgtacattctcagcttttactttggatacattttggtttcaccatgtacagcactttttaaaaatagtccCCCCATATCAGGGTGCCATAAAGTCTGGAACAAATGACAgcgcaggtgtttctgattaggtgtgttcaattgattccttagtgcaggtataagagtgcttgatgaaaccaaaatttatttaaaaatacccttaaataaatgtagcaaagagcaaatcaataaaattatgtttttgttccaaATATTATGGCACTCACAGTATTTTTAAAGTACTATAAATTagcaataaaattataaatacaaatttttcatttataatatCATGAAACTTCTTACCTGCAAAATTGACTATGTGAGTATTACTGAAAATCTGTATGTTCTAGTTGCTTCACATGTAGTTcagttgtttttcctctcccaCCTAATACCTTGTTAGATTTAACAAGTCTTCATAACTGATATATGTGGGTGAATTCTTTGAACCCATAGATGTAAATATGTTCCAGCAATTTTATATCCTCAAACATTCCCCCAATGAGGCCACATCAATGACATAGGTGACGCATCATGGAGGTGATGTAATCTGTTTACCTGTGAAACTAAAAAACAGTAGGTAACTCTGATCCAGCTCCCATGGGATGGATCTCTTCCAGGTTTGAAATGTGTTGAATTTGTAATGTAGTACTATTGTACCTTACCATAAATTATCTGGAAttggtttttgtttaataattctTATTTACTTTCACAACTAGGACTGCATATGAAAAGGTATGGTTGTCTTCACATGTATTGTCTATGTCCttttcataaatataatatGTACTAACTGTCCTTTGATGATAGTATATATTGTTAGGGATGCATAATATATCAATCAGCTGATGTTAGTTAAAATTTTCATTATCGGTATTGGTCAGATGAAGCTGATGCAAAACCAATAGTTACTTCTCGTGAGTCGTGActggaaaaaacaaagacattgcATGCTaaatcaaatgcttttattcAGACATTTAGAAAACTATGAAACATTAAAAGTCAATCATATAACTATATACAATGagtccatatttttattttctactgtaAAAAATTCCATGTGTAAGGGGCACTAAAGTAGAATGCAGATTGACCTCGATTGGAGTAAACAGTGGGAATAGTaggaaccagccaatcagaacacataTGATATGTAGTATTCCAGACCAGAAGTGAGGATAAATACTGAGCAGTCTGAGCAtggctttgtaaaaaaaaaaaaaatagctgaggTTTAATTGCAACATATTTGGTAAATTAtcaatatgaacatttttttggtaAGCTACAATAGTATTACCTAACTGTTTAATAAAAGTTCAGCAGACTGAATTCAGTCAGAACAACAGTACAATTCAGTATCATTAGCATACAGATGATAATTACAGGTGTTCAGGGATGCAACAATGTTGTTGATATAAAACTGGCCCCAGGACCAAACCCTGGGGTACGCCTTTGGTAATATGTGAAAGTTGAGATCGGGTCTCACCTACCTTTACACACTGATACCTATCAAAGAGATCATTTTGAAACCACATACAGGTTGTAGGATCCAAACCAATACTGGATAACCTCTGTAACAGTAATTGatgatcaactgtgtcaaagGCTCTGGATAAATCAACAGAGTGCAACACTGTGCTTTCTACTATCGAGACCATACATAATATCATTTAAAACCTGCAGAGATTGTGCTGTACCTGGTCCTAAACCCAGACTGAAAGGAACTCGGCATGGAAGAGTGAGACAAAAACTATTTGAGTCAGTTTATCAATGACTCCAATATCAGTTATCATTTAACTTatcagttaatcattattattaataaacgCCAATGATCGATAAAAAAAATTGCGTGAAATTTGCATCCCCAGTACAGACCAAAATTTAGCTGATTGCTTTAAGATGGACCTTTTTGTCACTGCATGattctctttctcagtctgaACGAGAGAAGTGAAGGAACTGGTGAACAAATCCAGGAAGGAATCCTTTAAAGGAACTGAATCAAACGATTTGTGTCTGTAATGCCCACCATTAAATCAAGCTACCTTGCAACCAGGCCCAGCTACTTGCACAAAGTCCTGAATGGTTGTAGCTAGAAAATATAACAGCAGGAAGAGTGCAACGTCCCATGTTCTTAACTTTTGATACAATGCTCTGTTTCTGATGATTTTCAGACAATTATGAATGTACTTGAAGCTGTAATGATTTTCTAAAGATACATTTATCATGGTTTTTGAAGGCTGCAAAATTTGCTCCCAACATATTGCTTTGGAAGCCATGTCTGAGGTTGCAACAAAAAGGTATAAGACCTAGCCATTGAGGCCATTAGATGTTGTCTAACATTTGGCTCTGCATTTCATTACAGCCGATGAGCTCACCGCTGTTGTCTGTATGAGGCTATGGGGTGGCCATCGCTGGCCCTATGtcagtattttattcatttactatACGAATagtagtattttatttatttacaaggcTCTCCTTAAGAAACTTCCATATTATCTCACCATGCGGTTGTTAGCATTACATTAGACACACCCTGAGTACAGACAGACCTAGGTAGAACTTAGCCTGTATGCACCATATATGTGGAATAAACTCCAAGGTACACTTAGACTGAACTTCCTGAGACCACTCAGCCAGTTTAAAGCTCTGGTGGCTGGCCAGATTGTAGAGGAGAGCATATGCACCTGTTGAGTATAATGACTCAGATTAAAATAACTTTTGGTACGGATAAtcttctctgttcttttttttgactGGTTGTTAATTAGATTTTCTGTTCACCAGTTTGTATAATGTAATGGCTTTTGcctattgttattgttacaatttttatttatattttttatgtaaccAGGGCACTATTCATGTATAAATAaaggatgaataaataaataaattcataatttttcatttcaaatacaatgtgctggagtacagggccaaaaacaaaaacaaaaaacaaaaatgtcactgCCCCAATATgcttgcatttaactgtatgtgcTTGCATTTGCCAACTACTTTTGTTCATGTGTACGGAGATGAGATGCTATTACCTGATGAGTGGCAGAATAACTTGCTGACTGAAACTCTCCTCCCCTTTGCAACACTGGGAAATTGTGGAATTCCCACTGCAGCCTCCAGCCAGACTGAAAAATGACTGGTTTTCATTCTAATCTGTGAGGTATGCCACTATACCAAACGATGCTTTAGCTTGAATGTCTAGAGGATTTATATGTTTTTGGATGTTCTGATGTTCTAAGCActcatattttacaaaatccCATGTGTTGAGTGCAGGACCAATTCAGTTATGGGACCATCAAACGATCATTAAAATGTAGTCATACttaatttttatacattttctatATAAATGCTTAACAAAGAagagccattttgaaaaacctTTCCtgatataataattttaaaaactttctgGAACCAGGGataaaaaaatccataaatgaGAGGATTGCAGGTAGAATTAAAGTAGCCCAACCATATCAGAGCATCAGCTACACTCAGAGGAGTAGAAAAATTAATGAAAGGATCAACAATAAGGGTAACAAAAAATGGcaaccaacacaacacaaagacTCCCATCACAAAAGCAAGGGTCTTTGcagcttttttctctctttgctcaaatgaatgatttttctTGTCAGTTACTGCTCTTGGTGCAGACAAGCTGTCATTGATCTTTTTGGCATGGCTTCTTGCAACATAGAAAATCTTTAGATAGAGTGATGTCATGACTGTTCCTGGAATGAAAAAGGCCACTAAAGCAGCCACTACCCCCCACTGTTTGTTGAAAATGAGAAGACAGTTCCCTGTGCAGGAGTTCATCGTGATTAACTCTTCCATTCCGACTAAATTAACCATTGAAAAAACCACTCCAAAACTGAATCCAAAGGAAAATAACCAGGTGATGACAATAAGACAGGTTACTTTGTTCATGGTTACTGAGCTTCTGTACCAAAGAGGCTTACAGATGGCAAAATACCTGTCTATAGAAATGAGACAGAGATGCAAAATGGATGCAGTGGACATTGTCATGTCAAAGGCAGAATGCATCTTGCATGCAATTTCTCCAAAATACCAACAGCTTTCCACAGATCTGATCATGCTATAGGGCATAACAAATGACCCTAGGCAGCAGTCTATGCATGCTAAAGAGAGGATGAGGAGGTTTGTTGGAGAATGGAGCTGTTTGAAATGAGAGATACCGATGATGACCAGCAGGTTCCCACAGACAGTCATCAGAATGGTGCAAGCCATGAACATGTACATGGCTGCTTTGATGATGGTCAGTGTTTGACTTCGTTGGCAGGATCCGTTCAGGTGTGGGAAACAGTACTGTGTTTCTGCAGAAACTCCCGTCAAGTTAAGACCCATGTTCTCCATCTCTGGGGACACTTCCAATTTTTGCCTAGATCACATAAATATGTGTATTacaaattttcacatttcagatgAACATGTTTTATTCAATTAATCAAAGAAAATTACATTCCTAATGTAAAATGCCATGTATTTGTCAGGGCTGCaacattttatcaaaatattacatacacaaaaatgcattaacaaTACATGTATTTGAGATATGTACTCCAGTTAATGTTATGTTTAAATTCTTACCTGAGAAAACTTTTCCAGTTAATATGATTGTTCAATGCTTTAACT
Coding sequences within it:
- the LOC118229381 gene encoding trace amine-associated receptor 3-like; this encodes MDSLGINMTGDSAETLYCFPHLERSCPRSQTFIIIKAAMYMFMAFSILMTVCGNLLVIISISHFKQLHSPTNLLVLSLACIDWFLGAVIMPGSMIRTVENCWYYGEAACIILSSFDMMMSIASILHLCLISVDRYCAICKPFWYRSSVTMQKVACVIVIIWTFSFGFGFGVFLSNFPLADLEEFVMASPCVGNCVLVIKGEWGVGSAVLSFFVPGIVMTSLYLKIFYVARSHARKINDSLALTGAVYNHKDHMSEQREKKAAKTLGIVMGVFLLCWLPFFLTVIIETLHHFPNIFFVLDLLLWLGYLNSTCNPLIYGFFYSWFQTVFKMIISGKVFHSGSSSFNIGTDHFK
- the LOC118230208 gene encoding trace amine-associated receptor 4-like; amino-acid sequence: MGLNLTGVSAETQYCFPHLNGSCQRSQTLTIIKAAMYMFMACTILMTVCGNLLVIIGISHFKQLHSPTNLLILSLACIDCCLGSFVMPYSMIRSVESCWYFGEIACKMHSAFDMTMSTASILHLCLISIDRYFAICKPLWYRSSVTMNKVTCLIVITWLFSFGFSFGVVFSMVNLVGMEELITMNSCTGNCLLIFNKQWGVVAALVAFFIPGTVMTSLYLKIFYVARSHAKKINDSLSAPRAVTDKKNHSFEQREKKAAKTLAFVMGVFVLCWLPFFVTLIVDPFINFSTPLSVADALIWLGYFNSTCNPLIYGFFYPWFQKVFKIIISGKVFQNGSSLLSIYIENV